One genomic window of Hydra vulgaris chromosome 03, alternate assembly HydraT2T_AEP includes the following:
- the LOC136077961 gene encoding uncharacterized protein LOC136077961: MHPTLDNGLDSAKDLDHVDFVTECIIASQKESVSPNLSFTLQKSLELATSNETSQPHGVTFGSLARLEIKNTKRTGIKRRVNHAEKITGSPYKSQLEESLTLKYKNRQPRKKCIKKSISTHHKACLNNLHAKGAINEQFCVICQYSYGDPVDPYLKDNWDKCSRWWHETCAAICGVYAKKVFTCDDCMKH; encoded by the exons ATGCATCCTACTCTCGACAATGGGTTAGACTCTGCTAAAGATTTAGATCATGTTGATTTTGTCACAGAATGTATTATTGCTTCTCaaaaag aatctgTTTCACCAAACTTATCATTTACTCTTCAGAAATCATTAGAATTAGCCACCTCTAATGAAACCTCACAACCTCATGGTGTTACATTTGGATCACTAGCTAgacttgaaattaaaaatacaaaacgaaCAGGTATAAAAAGGAGGGTAAATCATGCTGAAAAAATTACTGGATCACCATATAAATCTCAGCTAGAGGAATCTTTAACTTTGAAATATAAGAACAGGCAGCCACGTAAAAagtgcattaaaaaaagtatatctacACATCATAAGGCATGTTTGAATAACCTTCATGCAAAAGGTGCGATTAATGAACAATTTTGTGTAATATGTCAATACAGTTATGGTGATCCTGTCGATCCGTATTTAAAGGATAATTGGGATAAATGCTCTAGATGGTGGCATGAAACATGTGCTGCTATATGTGGTGTTTatgctaaaaaagtatttacttgTGATGATTGTATGAAACActga